TTTAGCAGTAATTTGCCCATCTGATAATAAAACAATATAATCACAAATACGCTCTGCTATATCTAATTGATGAGTTGATAATAGTATACCTGCTCCCCTTTTTTTCTCACCTTCAAGCAAGTTAATAAAATCTATCGTCGCTGAAGGATCTAGTCCTACAAAAGGTTCATCAATAATATACACATCCGGCTCAATCAATAATCCTAAAATAATCATTAACTTTTGTTGCATCCCTTTAGAAAAACTAGTAGGGAAATGATGTTTAACCTTTATTAAATTAAATAAATTGATTAATTTTTCTGCTCTTTGTAAAAAAATACTTCTTTCTATCTCGTGAACAGCACTCGCTAATTCTAAATGCTCCCATAAAGTTAGTTTTTCATAGAAAGAAGGTTGTTCTGGAATGTACACATAATTTTTCTTTTTACCTAAAAACTCAATTTCACCTGAAAATCCAGGAATAATTCCCGTTATTGCCTTAATAGTAGTACTTTTACCCGCACCATTAGGACCAATCAAACCTAATAGTTCTCCTTCATTCAAAGAAAAATCAATATCTTTGATGGCCCCCTTATTTTCAGCATACCCAGCCTCTTTAATCGCTATATCTAAAACCTTCAATAGCCTTCCTCCCGTATGTGTTATAAATAAATATAGTAATTATTATAACATAAGTAAGTAGGAGGATTTTTAACCCTTTTATATACCTTTATCTATTTCTAAAAGATCCATAGGATTTACTGGTTCACCTAATCTATTAGCCTCAAAATACAATTGCCCTTCTGGTGTTGATTTTCCTTTTCCTGTCTTCGCGATAATCTGCCCTTTTTCAATCACTTCATTTTCTTTTACCAATATTTCACTACAATAACCATAAACAGTCATTAAACCATTTTTATGAGATAATATAAGAGTTCTTCCTAACTTTTCATCATCTTTAATCTCTAAGACAGTACCTGAATAAGCAGCCTTAACTGCTGTACTTATAGGAGCATTAATTACAATGCCATTATGGAAATTTGATTTACCACTATCCTTTCCCCAGCCAAAAGGAACAGTCACAGTACCAGAAACAGGAATTGCCATAGGTTCATTTGCATTATTATTAGCAGGATTTATTACCTCAAAACCTGCTCGCTCAAAAGTATCTCCTTTAAAACCTATTTGTTTAACCACATTAAATACCGCTTTTATATCAGTATCCTTTACAAACCAATCTCTCATAGCAGCTTGTGTTTTATACCACATTGGTCCTTCCATACTAAAAGCTACCCAAATAGAAAGAAATATTAATATAGTCGAAACAGTTTGAATAAAAAACTTACTAACCTTCCTTTTCTTCTTAGGGTATCTATCATAGGGGAATTTGGGACTTTCTCTGTATTTGCGTGGTCTTGGCTCCCATTGTTTTGACATAACTACCTCCTTAAAATGTCTACTTGTCTTTATAAATTTATTATTACTATAAATATATTTAAACAGGCTTATTAATATGACAAAAAAGAAAAAGACTTACTTATATTTTTCTTAAATTTGCCCAATAATATATTAAGCTAAAGTTTCCAACGCTACCTTACTTTGATATAATATGGTTGTTAATACAAATAGAGAGGAAGATTAAAATGTCTCAAAATCCAATAGTTACAATAGAAATGGAAGATGGCGGAATAATTAAAGCTGAGCTTTTTCCTGAAATTGCTCCTAACACAGTTAAAAGTTTCATTTCCCTAATTCAAAAAGGTTATTATGACGGTATTATTTTTCACAGGGTAATTCCTGGTTTTATGATACAAGGAGGATGTCCTGAAGGATCTGGTACTGGTGGTCCTGGGTACAGCATTAAAGGAGAATTCTCTGGAAATGGTTTTGAAAATAATTTAAAACATGATCGTGGTGTACTTTCTATGGCTCGTACTAACGAACCTAATAGTGCAGGTTCACAGTTCTTTATCATGGTGAAAAACTCTCCTCATTTAGATCGTCAATATGCAGCCTTTGGTAAAGTAACCGAAGGAATGGATGTAGTTGATAAAATTGTAGCTACAAAAAGAAATATGATGGACAAACCTAATGAAGATCAAAGAATGAAAAAAGTAACAGTAGATACTTTTGGCGTAGAATTTGAAGAACCAGAAGTAGTTAAAATCGATCCATCAGATCGCTTCAAAAAATCTTGGTAAAATAAAAAATCAGAGTAAAGGAGCATTTAGATGAGAACGAAAGAACAGTTATTTAAAAAGTTCTTAAAAAAAGCAAGTAACTCTGATATATATAGAATCGATAAAAATCTTGCAAGCATGAATAAAGGCCAAATAATCGAGTTATGGCCAAAAGTTCAAGGCATATATAAAATGGTCAAAGACCCTAAAGCTCCTTGGACATCAAAAGCATTATCCATAGCTACCTTAATTTATTTAATTTCACCAATGGATGCAATACCAGATTTTGTACCAATATTAGGATTATCTGACGATGCAGCAATAATTATTGCTACCCTAGCAACACTTACAGTTCAGCTCAAAAAATATTTAGAAAATAAAGATTAAAAATATGCAAAAAATCCAACAAGTCACTTGTTGGATTTTTTGATGCACAATATATAATTTAACTAACTAAATTGTCTAAGTAACCAAGCTTATCTAAACTAATTTGCATCTTAAATGCCAATAAACTATTACTTTTTTAACTCTTGCGCATATTTTAAAATCCTTTGTAATATTTCTTCTTTCTTTACATTAATCTGATCAAAATTCATATTTCTCACATAAAATTCTTCTAATTTACTATGTTCAGCCATCGCCTTTTGCGTAAACATGATCGCCCGGTTACAAGCAGCAGCATAACGCTCCTTACATTCATTTATTTCCTGTGCATAAAAATCAACTACATTCTTTTTAGAAAACTCCTCAAACTCAAATCTTTTAACCTCAAAATTATTTAAATCAATATCATCTTTAGTTATAAAAGTTACCTGTAAACTTGGGAGCACTAACGTATCTAGTTTAGATGGATCTAACGGACAATGATAAACCTCGGTATAAATCCCAAGCCTAGTAGCCATCTCTAAAACATTTGAAAGCACAGTAGATTTACCACTGCCTGGTTCACCCTTTAATAGATACACCTTTTTAGCATCTACTAAAATAGAATCTAACATATTTACCTGACCCTGTGGAGTAAAAGCTCGTGCAAATAAATGACGTGGCTTAACCGTCTTTTTATAATCAGGCTCTACATCAGCAAAAACCTCTCCTATAATATCATTGGTTAATTTATTGATAGGAGCAAAATCCATACTTTCCGTAATGTAAAATTCTAGCTCATAATTAATAATCTTAGCTTCACTTAAACTAGAATATGCTAAATTAAAGAAATTTTTCTTTGACTTACTAATCTTCATGATTTCTTCCTTGTGAGGAATAATTCCCTCCTCATTCCAATACTCACCCATATTAATAATCTCATCCACAGCACCAGGGGTTTTGGGGTCAATCGTATGGGGTGCAGTACCATCAACAAGGCCTATATCTAAATCCTTAATTACCACGCCATCAATAGAGTTAAAATCAGATGAGCAGTGATGATACTCTAGCTCATATCCCCTACTTGCCATTTCCTTCCCTATGTATCTCATAAAAGTAGACTTTCCCGTTCCTGATCCACCTTTAATGATAAAAAACCTCGTTGCATCTGGTTTTACCATATAATGATAAAAAGAATAAAAACCTTCAGATGTATTTCCACCAGCGAAAAATCTTCTAATCTTAGCTGCCATCTCTTCATCTCCTTTTTGCCTTCTCATAGATATATAGTATGCACAAAGGAGGAAATGTTGATTAGTAATTAGGGGGTTTTGGGGGTGTATATTGTATTAATTCATAGATAGCTATTAATTAAAGGGGTTTGTCCAAAATCAATAGCTTGATGGATATTACTCACCTCACCCAGACAGGCTATCTGTTTTATATACTAAGCATATAAAACAGATAGGTAATATTCATAAGTTTCTTAATAATGCTTGTACCTTATCATAATCATTTTTATGCACATAGATATAATAAGTCTTAGTATAAGCCATATTTACACCATAAGTACCCGTTCTTGCTCGATTAGATGAGCCAAAATAACTTGGACTGGTGCTATCGACTATCTTATAATCATATTTAATTTTATTTGATGAAAGGCTGTAACGGACTTCATCAAATCTTTGTGAGGAGTTTCCTACAAAAACTTCTTTTCTGTTCCAATTTATTATCATAAATCTTCCCCCTTAATTAACAATATATAAAGATTGTGCATTACTTATACAGATTATTCTTTGTATAAGTATCACAATGACATTCCAACTAATAATACAATACTATATAAGACTATTGCTAAAGGAAAAATTGAAATCATCATTAACCATTTCTTTTTAACTATCTTTCCAATCGCAAGCATTAGTATCCCAATAATAAAAGTTAAAAGAAGTCCTAAAACTGACAAATAGATTCACCCCCTGATACGTATTCATCTACTTATGTGTCTTTATTAAATTCATAATCCTTTATTTATATCCCATAGTGGATAATATATTTATTTCTTCTTTTAGCTTCTTTAAACAATATAATTAGATCCTTGTACTTTTCTGAATAATGGCTGTTAAAAATAGATATAAAATCTTCCATAGATTTAGGTGGTATAAGCGTTATACCACCATATGCAAGATTCATTTCTAGGCGTTTTAACGTATGCCAATAACAAGGTATATTCTGAAATTCAGGCAATAAGGGTTCAATAAAATCATCGTTTATTTTAATTAATTTATATTTTTTAGGTTCATATTCATCAAATCTCTGATTCTTTTTTGTGTCAGTTTCCATAATTCCAAATTCATGATTTGCCATTTTTTTTTGCACCTCAACGCATCTAAATATTTTTTTATTCCTGTTCCTTTTCAAATCTAAACCATTTTCCATTAATATAAATATCTATAGCATTATCATCTATAAACTGATAACCATATCCAGTACCGAAATTTGATTGATTATCTTGGGAAGGATTTTCAAAGGGTTCAACTGTGGATTTTATTTCCCCATCCATTACACCACATCTTGGGCCCATATTACTTTCTCGTCCTGTATCTAAATATAAATCTCCCTTAATTTTTACCATGGGGATTAAATCATATAATTCTTCATTTTGCTTAGTTGATATTTCCCAAACATTGTAATATTTTAAATAAACTTCTGTAGTCATAATAATCGTTTGACCTTGTGATTGAAAAATATATCCACTACCAACCTGCTCAGCAAAATCTATATTATACTTATTTTCTACAAGTTTAATGAGATTCTGTTCTGCTTTGTTGTAATGACCTTTACCTTTTGAAATGTATACTTCTTTATTATCAAAAACCTTTTTATAAGGTTCTTTTTCATTTAAGTTTATACATTTTATTAGATAAGGAATGGGGTTTCCACGCTGGAAAATTACATCTTTATATACAAATGTAGAAACTCCCCCTAGTAAAATAATAGCTACCATTACTGTTATAGCTACTTTTATAACTTTTGATTTTATAAACACACCATCACCTCTTTCCTAATAATTGTTCAGGTATTTCTCTTTCCCTAATTGTCATAAATACTGTTGATTTGCAATTAACCTACCCTTTTACAAATAAAGTTGACCTCTCTAAGTAAATTGTTATAAACTAGTTGTGCTAAAAAAATAGCATAATAGTGGCTAGGAAAACAAGATTAAATCTTATAAGTCTTGACTATACTTGTGGCTCATCCTCAGTATTCTCAGCAGAACTCCAATAAAAATTTCCTGATAAACTACCAACCTTTAACTGTATTAATTCTAATTCTTCTTTATTAGGCAGATACCTATCTTCTTTTTCACAAATAATTGTTGTAACTTCCTTTACAGTTTTCCCTTATAATTCGACAAAAAAGCTGCTCATAAATGAACAGCTTAAAGTTTACTCTTAATTATTCTCTTTCTAACTTCTCAATTTCTTCTTTGCTTAGACCTGTAATATCAATAATCTCAGTAACAGGCATACCTTTTACTAATAGTTTTCTTGCTACTTCTTTTTTCCTTTTTCAATTCCTTTTTTCAATCCTTTTTCTTCTCTTTGTTCTAAGATACTCATAGTAAGATCCCCCTTTCCATCTAACCTTTTTATTTCCTCTCTTATATCATCTTCTTTTATTTCACTATTTGTCAGTTCTATATATTTTAAATATATTTCTCCATAATAGATTAATGTATCTAATTCTACTTCTTTTTTTGCTTCTTCTAATGCTAATAAAAATACTCGTAAAACAACTTCGAGATTTTCTTCAAAGGCATATTTAAATGCTTTTAGCATCATTGCTGTTAATTTTGTATACTTTTCAAAATCATCTTCTTCATATTCATTTACATTAATGAGATCATGTTTAAAGGTGGGTACCCTTTCCCTAAAATATTTTGGTAACTCATTAAATCCAGGAATCATTTCTTTTAGGTCTGTCTTTAAGTTCCATTTATCTTCCCCATGATAAATTACCAACGGGATTATTACGGGTAGTTCTTTTTTCTTTTCTTTGTGAACCTTTGCCGTCCAAAATTCTAATATATATTTATGGACTTGAAATATAGTCATTTTGTCTTTATACGATTTATGTTCTAATAAAAAACTAATGTAACTTTCCTTGTTATTTATTTTCACTTTATAAATTAAATCAGAAAAGTTTTCTTGTAATTCTTCATTTATAAAAGTGTCTTTTTGTAATTCTAAACTACCCATATCAATGATAGCTAATGCTTCCTTTGGTATATTATTCTTGATAAAATTTTCTGCTATTTTCTTCTGGCTAAATACTTCTTTAAATGTTAGATCATGTTTATTTACTATTTCATTTTTCATCGTTTCACCAACTTGAAAGTTCTTTTTAAGATAATTATACACTAAAAAATATATATTTACTTATTTGTATTTTGTTTAACTTATTTTAACGAAGAGTCTTTTATTAAGCAGGTAGCTCGTCCATAATTTTAACAATAAAAAAATATATTCTTATATTAGTTGTGATAGCGAACTCGCTTCATGGGGTGCAGTACCATCAACAAGGCCTATATCTAAATCCTTAATTACCACGCCATCAATTGAGTTAAAATCAGATGAGCAGTGGTGATACTCTAGCTCATATCCCCTACTTGCCATTTCCTTCCCTATGTATCTCATAAAAGTAGACTTTCCCGTTCCTGATCCACCTTTAATGATAAAAAACCTCGTTGCATCTGGTTTTACCATATAATGATAAAAAGAATAAAAACCTTCAGATGTATTTCCACCAGCGAAAAATCTTCTAATCTTAGCCATGTCTTCATCTCCTTTTTGTCATCTCTAGATATATAGTATGCACGAGAGGAGGGAATGTTGATTAGTAGTTGGGGGGGTTTGCGGTGTATATTGTATTAAATGTGCACCTACTTACTCTACACATTAATTAAGTTTCTTCTCGATTTAATATATTCATCAATATCCTCTACAATATAATCCTGTCCAGTAGAATGAAGCACGTCATAAAAAGACTTAATATAATCAAACACCTTATAATCGTTAAAAATCTTAAGAGCATCTTTACCTGTTAAATTATGTGCCTGCTTATAACTTTCAAGACAAAATACTATAAAATTAATATTTTTATCCATAATTAGTCACCTCAAACCTGTGGAAAGGTTATTTTTCCGTTATTTCTTTCTTCTAAAAAAAGTTCAAGTAACTTTTCAGTGCTATATTGCCAAACCTTAGTTTCTTCTTTCTCTAGCATTTCATACAAATAAGAAGAATAAAGTTCAGTAATAGCTTCATTATCTGCTAAATCTAATTCACCTGCAATTTTTTCTACAAGGTCAGAACTTATTATGGGAAACACAGCATCAAATTTATTTTTATCCATTGTCTTTCCCTCCTAATTCTTCATAATAATCAAATACGCAAAAACCTAAAGCTTTTTCAGTATGAAATAAAATCTGATCATAAAGTTTCTCTACTTTTAAACGTTTCAAGGCTTCTTCTTTATCTAACACGCCAGTTTCAAAGAGTTTTACAGTCAAATACACATTATCGTCTGCAACAGGACCAATTACAATATCATATTCTTCTGAAATTTCTTTTCCTCTACGATTTATAGTAATAAAATCCAACCACTTTTCGTTAGCATATTCAAATTCTATAATTTTAAGTTCTTTTTTTGCTTTTTGTATATCAAACTTATAAACCGATAAAAATCTTTTGTCTATATTCTTTCTTAAACTCACCTTTTCAGCCAGCCCAGCGAACAGCCTGATTTCTACTGCTAGTGGTGTAAAAGCCTGTTCCAAAATCCAGTAAGCGGTTAATTGCTAAAATTTCAGGTTTTTCTACAATCACATAACTACCATGATAAATATTCACTTTAACCCTCCAATAATCTTGAAAAGAACCTTTTTTACACATACACCAATTATCTATAAGGCTTAATCTAACTTATCAAATTAATTTACTCCTATTAAAGGAGTAAAATTAGATATTACTTTACGCATTTTTAATATCCTCTAATAATTCTTCATCATTTTCGAAATTAAAAATTGATATTTTATAAGTTGAAAGTAACTGGATAAATTCTTCCTTTGACATCTCAGAAAGTTCCGCACATTGTCCTAAAGATAACTTATTTTCTTTATAATATTTAATCGCTACTGTTTTTTTCATATTTTTAACAATATTTTCACTAGTTTCTCTTAGTGAAAGCACTATCTCCTGCGGAAGAGTTATATTA
Above is a genomic segment from Desulfonispora thiosulfatigenes DSM 11270 containing:
- a CDS encoding DUF3990 domain-containing protein, whose product is MCKKGSFQDYWRVKVNIYHGSYVIVEKPEILAINRLLDFGTGFYTTSSRNQAVRWAG
- a CDS encoding UPF0175 family protein, with product MHYYTNITLPQEIVLSLRETSENIVKNMKKTVAIKYYKENKLSLGQCAELSEMSKEEFIQLLSTYKISIFNFENDEELLEDIKNA
- a CDS encoding DUF3990 domain-containing protein; amino-acid sequence: MEQAFTPLAVEIRLFAGLAEKVSLRKNIDKRFLSVYKFDIQKAKKELKIIEFEYANEKWLDFITINRRGKEISEEYDIVIGPVADDNVYLTVKLFETGVLDKEEALKRLKVEKLYDQILFHTEKALGFCVFDYYEELGGKDNG
- a CDS encoding ABC transporter ATP-binding protein, giving the protein MKVLDIAIKEAGYAENKGAIKDIDFSLNEGELLGLIGPNGAGKSTTIKAITGIIPGFSGEIEFLGKKKNYVYIPEQPSFYEKLTLWEHLELASAVHEIERSIFLQRAEKLINLFNLIKVKHHFPTSFSKGMQQKLMIILGLLIEPDVYIIDEPFVGLDPSATIDFINLLEGEKKRGAGILLSTHQLDIAERICDYIVLLSDGQITAKGSMEDLQQTCKLRDGSLFDCFHFLLENKVC
- a CDS encoding YkvA family protein; the protein is MRTKEQLFKKFLKKASNSDIYRIDKNLASMNKGQIIELWPKVQGIYKMVKDPKAPWTSKALSIATLIYLISPMDAIPDFVPILGLSDDAAIIIATLATLTVQLKKYLENKD
- a CDS encoding DUF3791 domain-containing protein; this encodes MDKNINFIVFCLESYKQAHNLTGKDALKIFNDYKVFDYIKSFYDVLHSTGQDYIVEDIDEYIKSRRNLINV
- a CDS encoding peptidylprolyl isomerase; the encoded protein is MSQNPIVTIEMEDGGIIKAELFPEIAPNTVKSFISLIQKGYYDGIIFHRVIPGFMIQGGCPEGSGTGGPGYSIKGEFSGNGFENNLKHDRGVLSMARTNEPNSAGSQFFIMVKNSPHLDRQYAAFGKVTEGMDVVDKIVATKRNMMDKPNEDQRMKKVTVDTFGVEFEEPEVVKIDPSDRFKKSW
- a CDS encoding ATPase, giving the protein MAKIRRFFAGGNTSEGFYSFYHYMVKPDATRFFIIKGGSGTGKSTFMRYIGKEMASRGYELEYHHCSSDFNSIDGVVIKDLDIGLVDGTAPHEASSLSQLI
- a CDS encoding PRK06851 family protein, encoding MAAKIRRFFAGGNTSEGFYSFYHYMVKPDATRFFIIKGGSGTGKSTFMRYIGKEMASRGYELEYHHCSSDFNSIDGVVIKDLDIGLVDGTAPHTIDPKTPGAVDEIINMGEYWNEEGIIPHKEEIMKISKSKKNFFNLAYSSLSEAKIINYELEFYITESMDFAPINKLTNDIIGEVFADVEPDYKKTVKPRHLFARAFTPQGQVNMLDSILVDAKKVYLLKGEPGSGKSTVLSNVLEMATRLGIYTEVYHCPLDPSKLDTLVLPSLQVTFITKDDIDLNNFEVKRFEFEEFSKKNVVDFYAQEINECKERYAAACNRAIMFTQKAMAEHSKLEEFYVRNMNFDQINVKKEEILQRILKYAQELKK
- a CDS encoding murein hydrolase activator EnvC family protein gives rise to the protein MSKQWEPRPRKYRESPKFPYDRYPKKKRKVSKFFIQTVSTILIFLSIWVAFSMEGPMWYKTQAAMRDWFVKDTDIKAVFNVVKQIGFKGDTFERAGFEVINPANNNANEPMAIPVSGTVTVPFGWGKDSGKSNFHNGIVINAPISTAVKAAYSGTVLEIKDDEKLGRTLILSHKNGLMTVYGYCSEILVKENEVIEKGQIIAKTGKGKSTPEGQLYFEANRLGEPVNPMDLLEIDKGI
- a CDS encoding Rpn family recombination-promoting nuclease/putative transposase, with product MKNEIVNKHDLTFKEVFSQKKIAENFIKNNIPKEALAIIDMGSLELQKDTFINEELQENFSDLIYKVKINNKESYISFLLEHKSYKDKMTIFQVHKYILEFWTAKVHKEKKKELPVIIPLVIYHGEDKWNLKTDLKEMIPGFNELPKYFRERVPTFKHDLINVNEYEEDDFEKYTKLTAMMLKAFKYAFEENLEVVLRVFLLALEEAKKEVELDTLIYYGEIYLKYIELTNSEIKEDDIREEIKRLDGKGDLTMSILEQREEKGLKKGIEKGKKK